A genome region from Streptomyces sp. NBC_01296 includes the following:
- the orn gene encoding oligoribonuclease, giving the protein MNDRMVWIDCEMTGLSLTDDALIEVAALVTDSELNVLGEGVDLVIRPPDASLETMPDVVREMHTASGLLDELAGGITLADAEAQVLAYVREHVKEPRKAPLCGNSVGTDRGFLLRDMPALESHLHYRIVDVSSVKELARRWYPRAYFNSPPKTGNHRALADIKESIAELRYYREAVFVPQPGPDSDTARAIAAKHTLSAE; this is encoded by the coding sequence ATGAACGATCGCATGGTGTGGATCGACTGCGAGATGACCGGGCTCTCGTTGACGGACGACGCACTTATCGAGGTGGCCGCACTGGTCACCGACTCGGAGCTCAACGTGCTCGGCGAAGGCGTGGACCTCGTGATCCGCCCGCCGGACGCATCCCTGGAGACCATGCCCGACGTGGTGCGCGAGATGCACACCGCCTCCGGCCTGCTCGACGAGCTGGCCGGCGGGATCACCCTCGCGGACGCAGAGGCGCAGGTCCTGGCGTACGTACGGGAACACGTGAAGGAGCCCCGCAAGGCTCCGCTCTGCGGGAACTCGGTCGGCACCGACCGCGGCTTCCTGCTGCGTGACATGCCCGCGCTGGAGAGCCACCTGCACTACCGGATCGTGGACGTGTCCTCGGTCAAGGAGCTGGCCCGCCGCTGGTACCCGCGGGCCTACTTCAACAGCCCGCCGAAGACCGGCAACCACCGGGCGCTCGCGGACATCAAGGAATCCATCGCCGAGCTGCGCTACTACCGGGAGGCGGTCTTCGTGCCGCAGCCCGGGCCCGACTCGGACACCGCCCGGGCCATCGCCGCCAAGCACACCCTGTCCGCCGAATAG
- a CDS encoding cold-shock protein, with product MAYGIVKWFNAEKGFGFIAPEDGSADVFAHYSEIQSGGFRELQENQKVEYDLGQGAKGPQATNIKVMS from the coding sequence ATGGCTTACGGCATCGTCAAGTGGTTCAACGCGGAGAAGGGATTCGGGTTCATCGCGCCCGAGGACGGCAGCGCGGACGTCTTCGCCCACTACAGCGAGATCCAGTCGGGCGGGTTCAGGGAGCTCCAGGAGAACCAGAAGGTCGAGTACGACCTCGGCCAGGGCGCGAAGGGCCCGCAGGCGACGAACATCAAGGTCATGTCCTGA
- a CDS encoding response regulator transcription factor — translation MASVLVVEDDQFVRSALIRHLTEASHTVRSVGTALEALREVAHHRFDVVILDLGLPDLDGSEALKMLRGITDVPVIIATARDDEAEIVRLLNDGADDYLIKPFSVEHLSARMSAVLRRARAAAGAEPPSRVLRVGGLAIDPLRRQAELDGAVLDLTRREFDLLAFLAGRPGVVVARRELLAEVWQQSYGDDQTIDVHLSWLRRKLGETAASPRYLHTLRGVGVKLEPPR, via the coding sequence ATGGCAAGTGTGCTCGTGGTCGAGGACGACCAGTTCGTACGTTCCGCCCTGATCCGGCACCTGACCGAGGCCTCGCACACCGTGCGGAGCGTCGGTACGGCCCTCGAGGCGCTGCGCGAGGTCGCCCACCACCGGTTCGACGTGGTCATCCTCGACCTCGGGCTGCCCGACCTCGACGGGTCGGAGGCGCTCAAGATGCTGCGCGGCATCACCGACGTACCGGTGATCATCGCCACCGCGCGCGACGACGAGGCCGAGATCGTCCGGCTCCTCAACGACGGCGCCGACGACTACCTGATCAAACCCTTCTCCGTGGAGCACCTCTCCGCCCGGATGTCCGCCGTCCTGCGCCGCGCCCGCGCAGCCGCCGGGGCCGAACCGCCCTCGCGGGTCCTGCGGGTGGGCGGGCTGGCCATCGACCCGCTGCGGCGGCAGGCCGAGCTGGACGGGGCCGTGCTGGACCTGACCCGGCGGGAGTTCGACCTGCTGGCCTTCCTCGCCGGGCGGCCCGGGGTGGTCGTGGCCCGGCGCGAGCTGCTCGCCGAGGTCTGGCAGCAGTCGTACGGGGACGACCAGACCATCGACGTACACCTGTCCTGGCTGCGTCGCAAACTGGGCGAAACGGCTGCCAGCCCCCGCTATCTGCACACCCTGCGGGGGGTCGGCGTCAAGCTCGAGCCGCCCCGGTGA
- a CDS encoding MFS transporter: MSGSDAAPGGFRGVFALGGSALPVYAFLARLPAALCPIGTLLLINERDGIGDAGTVAAALWLGQALGGPVIGRLADRRGHRPVLLVACVANAAVLAALVAAVLGGLSLPARLAFAVAAGLTVPQVGPLARARWAHLAGEDKALIGTALSFDTTLDEVGFVVGPALAGILAVTVHPASALVLAAGLILLFGTLFAVHPTAPGPLGAPDADARADVRLWSPQLALLCAMAVLQGAAWSGANTGVNALAESLGEPGTAGLVWAAMAVTSSIAGFVTIARPASADLAVRLRRTIGVQALLTLPLLAVSGLLGATLAVAGIGLAVAPHLIALFGLVERAGPAQRMGEAMTVVGSGLIVGQALAAAAAGPLAGAYGHRAAFAVSCAAAAASAVLAWAAAGRGARSQPGEPDVAARPLASPAASITGATSTSAFCPNRSSSSGGRSELS, from the coding sequence GTGTCCGGATCCGACGCCGCCCCCGGCGGCTTCCGCGGAGTGTTCGCACTCGGCGGCAGCGCCCTGCCCGTCTACGCGTTCCTCGCGCGGCTGCCCGCCGCGCTGTGCCCCATCGGGACGCTCCTGCTCATCAACGAACGCGACGGAATCGGCGACGCCGGCACCGTCGCGGCCGCCCTCTGGCTCGGCCAGGCCCTCGGCGGCCCGGTCATCGGCCGACTCGCCGACCGCCGCGGCCACCGCCCCGTGCTGCTCGTCGCCTGCGTCGCGAACGCCGCCGTCCTGGCGGCCCTCGTCGCGGCCGTCCTCGGCGGGCTGTCGCTGCCCGCCCGGCTGGCCTTCGCCGTCGCCGCCGGGCTCACCGTGCCCCAGGTCGGCCCGCTGGCCCGGGCCCGCTGGGCGCACCTGGCGGGCGAGGACAAGGCCCTGATCGGTACGGCCCTGTCCTTCGACACCACCCTCGACGAGGTCGGGTTCGTGGTCGGGCCCGCGCTCGCCGGGATCCTGGCCGTGACCGTGCACCCGGCCTCCGCGCTCGTGCTCGCCGCCGGGCTGATCCTGCTCTTCGGGACCCTGTTCGCCGTCCACCCGACCGCGCCCGGCCCCCTCGGCGCACCGGATGCCGATGCACGTGCCGACGTACGACTGTGGTCGCCGCAGCTCGCGCTGCTGTGCGCGATGGCCGTGTTGCAGGGCGCCGCGTGGAGCGGGGCCAACACCGGGGTCAACGCGCTCGCCGAGTCGCTGGGCGAGCCGGGAACGGCCGGGCTGGTGTGGGCGGCCATGGCCGTGACCAGCTCGATCGCCGGCTTCGTGACGATCGCCCGCCCCGCGTCCGCGGACCTGGCCGTACGCCTGCGCCGCACCATCGGCGTACAGGCGCTGCTCACGCTGCCGCTGCTCGCCGTGTCGGGGCTGCTCGGCGCCACTTTGGCCGTCGCCGGCATCGGGCTGGCCGTGGCCCCGCACCTGATCGCGCTGTTCGGGCTCGTCGAGCGGGCGGGCCCGGCGCAGCGCATGGGCGAGGCCATGACCGTGGTGGGCAGCGGCCTGATCGTCGGTCAGGCGCTGGCCGCCGCGGCCGCCGGGCCGCTGGCGGGGGCATACGGGCACCGGGCCGCATTCGCCGTGTCGTGCGCGGCGGCGGCCGCCTCCGCGGTGCTCGCGTGGGCGGCCGCCGGCCGGGGGGCCCGGTCTCAGCCGGGTGAACCGGACGTCGCCGCGAGGCCCTTGGCCAGTCCGGCCGCGTCCATCACCGGAGCCACCTCCACCTCCGCGTTCTGCCCGAACAGGTCTTCCAGCAGCGGCGGCAGATCCGAACTCTCCTGA
- a CDS encoding NADPH-dependent F420 reductase, whose protein sequence is MRYAVLGTGIVGRTVAGRLVSLGHEVVIGTRDPRATLARTEYAEWQEAHPQVGLASFPEAARQGEALVNATGGQVSVAALTEADAAHLDGKVLIDIANPLDFSQGFPPTLDPVDDDSLGELLQRTFPRLRVVKTLNTMNCRIMVEPARVPGEHTVFLSGEDADAKKSVRELLYSFGWPEASVLDLGGIETARGTEMLLPIWLRLMGTLGHTDFNFHIQGAQQGG, encoded by the coding sequence ATGCGCTACGCAGTCCTCGGCACCGGGATCGTCGGCCGAACGGTGGCCGGCCGCCTCGTCTCGCTCGGACACGAGGTGGTCATCGGCACCCGGGACCCCCGGGCCACCCTCGCCCGCACCGAGTACGCCGAATGGCAGGAGGCCCACCCGCAGGTCGGCCTCGCCTCCTTCCCGGAAGCCGCCCGGCAGGGCGAGGCCCTGGTCAACGCCACCGGCGGGCAGGTCAGCGTCGCCGCCCTGACGGAGGCGGACGCCGCGCACCTGGACGGCAAGGTGCTGATCGACATCGCCAACCCGCTGGACTTCTCCCAGGGGTTCCCGCCCACCCTCGACCCGGTGGACGACGACAGCCTGGGCGAGCTGCTGCAGCGGACGTTCCCGCGGCTGCGGGTGGTCAAGACGCTGAACACGATGAACTGCCGGATCATGGTCGAACCGGCGCGCGTGCCGGGCGAGCACACCGTGTTCCTCTCGGGCGAGGACGCCGACGCCAAGAAGTCCGTACGCGAGCTGCTGTACTCCTTCGGCTGGCCGGAGGCGAGCGTCCTGGACCTGGGCGGCATCGAGACGGCCCGCGGCACCGAGATGCTCCTCCCCATCTGGCTCCGCCTGATGGGCACCCTCGGCCACACGGACTTCAACTTCCACATCCAGGGCGCGCAGCAGGGCGGCTGA
- a CDS encoding phosphatase PAP2 family protein produces the protein MTDRQKPTRWWAELLLLGLVYGAYTGGRLLARGDVHLAVGHGLSILRAEELLGIDFERPLNRMFSHQGLLGIPADFVYASLHYLVTPAVLVWLYLRRPQHYRSARTWLVASTLLGLVGFSLMPTCPPRLLDTAYGFTDTMAQYSAYGWWGAEASAPRGLGGLTNQYAAMPSLHVGWALWCGVLLWRHGRHPLLRALGIAYPAVTTLVVMGTANHYFLDAAAGAAVMAAGYAIARRLSSRTAGFRGKTTIVSGGWDTSARELLPAQRPAPEDDSAAAAR, from the coding sequence ATGACTGATCGGCAGAAGCCCACCCGCTGGTGGGCCGAACTGCTGCTCCTGGGGCTCGTCTACGGCGCGTACACCGGTGGCAGACTCCTCGCCCGGGGCGACGTGCACCTCGCCGTCGGCCACGGCCTCTCGATACTCCGGGCGGAGGAGCTGCTGGGGATCGACTTCGAACGGCCGCTCAACCGGATGTTCTCCCACCAGGGACTGCTCGGCATACCCGCCGACTTCGTCTACGCCTCCCTGCACTACCTCGTCACCCCGGCCGTACTGGTCTGGCTGTACCTGCGCCGGCCGCAGCACTACCGCAGCGCCCGCACCTGGCTGGTGGCCTCCACCCTCCTCGGGCTCGTCGGCTTCAGCCTGATGCCCACCTGCCCGCCCCGGCTGCTGGACACCGCGTACGGGTTCACCGACACGATGGCCCAGTACAGCGCGTACGGCTGGTGGGGCGCCGAGGCCAGTGCGCCGCGCGGGCTCGGGGGCCTGACCAACCAGTACGCGGCCATGCCGAGCCTGCACGTCGGCTGGGCCCTGTGGTGCGGGGTCCTGCTGTGGCGGCACGGGCGCCACCCGCTGCTGCGGGCGCTCGGCATCGCCTATCCCGCCGTCACCACGCTCGTGGTCATGGGCACGGCCAACCACTACTTCCTGGACGCGGCCGCCGGAGCCGCCGTGATGGCCGCCGGGTACGCGATCGCACGCCGACTGTCCTCTCGTACGGCCGGTTTCCGCGGTAAGACCACGATTGTCAGTGGCGGATGGGACACTTCCGCCCGTGAGCTCCTACCCGCCCAGCGGCCCGCCCCGGAAGACGACTCTGCGGCAGCGGCTCGCTGA
- a CDS encoding NAD(P)H-binding protein → MSILVTGARGAVARGLVSLLAARGIPHRLASREPDTPDAVHCDLTDPSTFPGALAGVRSVFLYAEAAAIGDFVNEAVTAGVEHVVLLSSSSVLGPGAADSALSASHFAVEEALLASPLRTTLLRPGSFASNALGWAWSLKSGRTVQLPYPGAHCDSVHEADLAEAAFAVLTDPALGGRAYHLTGPQSLTFATQLAILGGVLGAPVPFEPVTAEQWKSAVEGYIPGPYADALLDYWAESDGLPAEITDAVERLTGHPARSFETWAEDHADAFRA, encoded by the coding sequence ATGTCGATCCTCGTCACCGGTGCCCGCGGCGCCGTAGCCCGCGGCCTCGTCTCCCTCCTCGCCGCCCGCGGCATCCCCCACCGCCTCGCTTCCCGCGAGCCGGACACGCCCGATGCCGTCCACTGCGACCTCACCGATCCCTCGACCTTTCCCGGCGCCCTGGCCGGCGTCCGGTCGGTCTTCCTCTACGCCGAGGCCGCCGCCATCGGCGACTTCGTGAACGAGGCCGTCACCGCCGGAGTCGAGCACGTCGTGCTCCTGTCCTCCTCCTCGGTGCTCGGGCCGGGCGCCGCCGACAGTGCGCTGTCCGCCTCCCATTTCGCCGTCGAGGAGGCCCTGCTGGCCTCCCCGCTGCGCACCACCCTGCTGCGCCCCGGCTCGTTCGCGAGCAACGCCCTCGGCTGGGCCTGGTCGCTGAAATCCGGCCGCACGGTCCAGCTGCCCTACCCCGGCGCCCACTGCGACTCGGTCCATGAGGCCGACCTCGCCGAGGCCGCCTTCGCCGTCCTCACCGACCCCGCCCTCGGCGGCCGCGCGTACCACCTGACCGGCCCGCAGTCCCTGACCTTCGCAACCCAACTGGCCATACTCGGCGGGGTGCTCGGCGCCCCGGTGCCCTTCGAGCCCGTCACCGCCGAGCAGTGGAAGTCCGCGGTCGAGGGCTACATACCCGGCCCCTACGCCGATGCGCTCCTCGACTACTGGGCAGAGAGCGACGGGCTCCCGGCCGAGATCACCGACGCCGTCGAGCGCCTCACCGGCCACCCGGCCCGCTCCTTCGAAACTTGGGCCGAGGACCACGCGGACGCCTTCCGCGCCTGA
- a CDS encoding sensor histidine kinase produces the protein MRWALVKVCLAVTAMVVVAFAVPLGLVVQEMASDRAFSNAERQAATIGPTLSITTDPVQLRKAVESTQMGAAQRMAVHVPAIGGSAPVEIGTGRAGAHAVAETRRMGRAMTAPLAGGGSALLQPTALGSGDIAVVEIFVPESEVSNGVATAWVVLAGVGLALIVGSVAVADRLGARLVRPAERLADAAHQLGEGRLGARVPEDGPKELRSAAVAFNSMADQVVELLANERELAADLSHRLRTPLTVLRLNTASLGDGPAAEQTRAAVEQLEREVDTIIRTAREQRAPAAAAGGAGAGCDASEVIRDRMDFWSALAEDEGREVRLAGVDRTVRLPVARPELAAALDALLGNVFRHTPEGTPFAVDVHDAGDAVIVLVSDAGPGIADPDAALRRGNDGGRDGSTGLGLDIVRRVAESTGGDVRIGRSMLGGTEVRVWIALDDRVRGGAGGVRTRRGRRKRRGG, from the coding sequence ATGAGATGGGCGCTGGTCAAGGTGTGCCTCGCGGTCACGGCCATGGTGGTCGTGGCCTTCGCCGTGCCGCTCGGGCTGGTCGTCCAGGAGATGGCCAGCGACCGGGCCTTCTCCAATGCCGAGCGGCAGGCGGCCACCATCGGGCCGACCCTGTCCATCACCACCGACCCGGTGCAGCTGCGCAAGGCCGTGGAGTCCACGCAGATGGGCGCGGCCCAGCGGATGGCGGTCCACGTGCCCGCGATCGGCGGCAGCGCGCCGGTGGAGATCGGCACCGGCCGGGCCGGGGCGCACGCCGTCGCGGAGACCCGGCGGATGGGCCGGGCGATGACGGCGCCGCTGGCCGGCGGCGGTTCGGCGCTGCTCCAGCCGACCGCCCTCGGGTCGGGGGACATCGCCGTCGTGGAGATCTTCGTACCGGAGAGCGAGGTCAGCAACGGCGTCGCGACGGCCTGGGTGGTCCTCGCGGGCGTCGGACTGGCGCTGATCGTGGGCTCGGTGGCGGTCGCCGACCGGCTCGGCGCCCGGCTGGTGCGGCCGGCGGAGAGGCTCGCGGATGCCGCGCACCAGCTGGGGGAGGGCCGGCTGGGGGCGCGGGTGCCGGAGGACGGGCCGAAGGAACTGCGCTCGGCGGCCGTCGCGTTCAACTCGATGGCGGACCAGGTGGTGGAACTCCTCGCCAACGAGCGGGAGCTGGCCGCCGACCTCTCGCACCGGCTGCGGACGCCGCTGACGGTGCTGCGGCTCAACACGGCCTCGCTCGGCGACGGGCCGGCCGCGGAGCAGACCCGGGCGGCGGTGGAACAGCTGGAACGGGAGGTCGACACGATCATCCGTACGGCCCGTGAGCAGCGCGCACCCGCGGCCGCCGCGGGCGGGGCCGGGGCGGGCTGCGACGCCTCGGAGGTGATCCGCGACCGGATGGACTTCTGGTCGGCGCTGGCGGAGGACGAGGGCCGCGAGGTGCGGCTCGCGGGCGTGGACCGTACGGTACGGCTCCCGGTCGCCCGGCCGGAGCTCGCGGCCGCCCTCGACGCCCTGCTCGGCAACGTGTTCCGGCACACCCCCGAGGGCACCCCGTTCGCGGTGGACGTCCACGACGCGGGGGACGCGGTCATCGTGCTCGTCTCGGACGCAGGGCCCGGCATAGCCGATCCGGACGCGGCGCTGCGCCGCGGCAACGACGGCGGGCGGGACGGCTCGACGGGCCTCGGCCTGGACATCGTGCGCCGGGTCGCGGAATCGACGGGCGGCGACGTGCGGATCGGCCGCTCGATGCTCGGCGGGACCGAGGTCAGGGTGTGGATCGCCCTCGACGACCGGGTGCGGGGCGGCGCGGGCGGCGTGCGGACGCGCCGCGGCCGCCGCAAGCGCCGCGGCGGCTGA
- a CDS encoding histidine phosphatase family protein translates to MAPRILLARHGQTAWSQLGKHTGRTDVPMLEEGKRGAKLLGERLARAPWNGLPGVEVRTSPLVRASESCDLAGFGAQAEPWDALMEWDYGDYEGMTPAEIQAVRPGWLIWRDGVPGGESVADVAARADEVVAWARAAERDVLVFAHGHILRTLAARWLGFEASFGARIRLEPASLSVLGWAYGAPALERWNDTGHLDG, encoded by the coding sequence ATGGCCCCCCGAATCCTCCTGGCCCGTCACGGCCAGACGGCGTGGTCCCAGCTCGGCAAGCACACGGGACGCACGGACGTGCCCATGCTGGAGGAAGGCAAGCGGGGCGCGAAGCTGCTCGGCGAGCGGCTGGCCCGCGCCCCGTGGAACGGCCTGCCCGGCGTGGAGGTCCGCACCAGCCCGCTGGTCCGCGCGAGCGAGAGCTGCGACCTGGCGGGCTTCGGCGCCCAGGCGGAGCCGTGGGACGCGCTGATGGAGTGGGACTACGGCGACTACGAGGGCATGACCCCGGCCGAGATCCAGGCGGTCCGCCCGGGCTGGCTGATCTGGCGCGACGGCGTCCCGGGCGGCGAGTCCGTCGCCGATGTCGCGGCCCGCGCGGACGAGGTGGTCGCCTGGGCCCGTGCGGCCGAGCGCGACGTGCTGGTCTTCGCCCACGGCCACATCCTGCGCACCCTGGCCGCCCGCTGGCTCGGCTTCGAGGCCTCCTTCGGCGCCCGCATCCGCCTGGAGCCCGCCTCCCTCTCGGTCCTGGGCTGGGCGTACGGGGCCCCCGCGCTGGAGCGCTGGAACGACACGGGCCACCTGGACGGCTGA
- a CDS encoding MarR family winged helix-turn-helix transcriptional regulator, whose translation MSTDSPRSSDSRAEWSRAELLTRIVTESQRHYADYSLFNQAMADHVGLHPTDMQCVALLDMEPGPVSTGDIARLTGLTSGSATRLVDRLVKAGIVERHADPHDRRRSLVSLAPEARRRIEKAWDTPGRAFGAVLESYSDSELAVIADYLHRAAEVGRSQAQRLNSGG comes from the coding sequence ATGTCAACCGATTCCCCTCGTTCGAGTGACTCCCGTGCTGAGTGGAGCCGCGCCGAGCTGCTCACGCGCATCGTCACCGAGAGCCAGCGGCACTACGCCGACTACTCGCTCTTCAACCAGGCCATGGCCGACCACGTCGGGCTGCACCCCACCGACATGCAGTGCGTCGCCCTCCTCGACATGGAGCCCGGCCCCGTCAGCACCGGCGACATCGCCCGCCTCACCGGCCTGACCTCCGGCTCCGCCACCCGCCTCGTCGACCGCCTGGTCAAGGCCGGCATCGTCGAGCGGCACGCCGACCCCCACGACCGCCGCCGCTCCCTCGTCTCCCTCGCCCCCGAGGCCCGCCGACGCATCGAGAAGGCCTGGGACACCCCCGGCCGTGCCTTCGGCGCGGTCCTGGAGAGCTACTCCGACTCCGAACTCGCCGTCATCGCCGACTACCTGCACCGCGCCGCCGAGGTCGGCCGGTCCCAAGCCCAGCGCCTCAACTCCGGCGGCTGA
- a CDS encoding spermidine synthase, with protein sequence MPLTGDNGVVAGKGRGSSRARGRGTSEAVVGQVGGGTAELAPDRERADAWTLLIDGAPQSHVDLADPGYLDFAYQRRIGHLIDLVAPARQPLNVVHLGGGAFTLARYTAAARPRSTQQVVEIDAALVAFVREHLPLDPQARVRVRAVDARAGLAKVPDGWADLVIADVFSGARTPAHLTSAEFLDDVRRALAPGGWYVANLADGPPLAHLKGQIATAASRFEHLALAADPVVWRGKRFGNAVLAAADRELPVAEFTRRVASDPHPGRVEHGRALADFAGGAAPVADASAVASPEPPPSVFR encoded by the coding sequence CTGCCGCTGACCGGCGACAATGGGGTGGTGGCAGGCAAGGGCAGAGGCAGCAGCAGAGCGCGCGGGCGCGGTACCTCCGAGGCGGTCGTCGGGCAGGTGGGCGGCGGCACGGCGGAGCTGGCTCCCGACCGCGAGCGCGCGGACGCCTGGACCCTGCTCATCGACGGAGCCCCGCAGTCGCATGTGGACCTGGCCGATCCGGGGTACCTGGACTTCGCGTACCAGCGGCGGATCGGCCACCTGATCGACCTCGTCGCGCCCGCCCGGCAGCCCCTGAACGTGGTGCACCTGGGCGGCGGCGCCTTCACCCTCGCGCGCTACACGGCCGCCGCCCGCCCCCGCTCGACCCAGCAGGTCGTGGAGATCGACGCCGCGCTGGTGGCCTTCGTACGGGAGCACCTGCCGCTGGACCCGCAGGCGCGGGTCCGGGTCCGGGCGGTGGACGCGCGGGCGGGCCTGGCCAAGGTGCCGGACGGCTGGGCGGACCTGGTGATCGCGGACGTGTTCAGCGGTGCGCGCACCCCGGCGCACCTGACCAGCGCCGAGTTCCTGGACGACGTACGCCGCGCCCTCGCGCCGGGCGGGTGGTACGTGGCCAACCTCGCGGACGGTCCGCCGCTCGCGCACCTGAAGGGCCAGATCGCGACGGCCGCGTCCCGCTTCGAGCACCTGGCGCTGGCCGCCGACCCGGTGGTGTGGCGGGGGAAACGGTTCGGCAATGCGGTGCTGGCGGCCGCCGACCGGGAGCTGCCGGTCGCCGAGTTCACCCGCAGGGTGGCGAGCGACCCGCATCCCGGCCGGGTCGAGCACGGCCGGGCCCTCGCCGACTTCGCGGGCGGAGCGGCCCCGGTCGCCGACGCCTCGGCGGTGGCCTCGCCCGAGCCCCCGCCGTCCGTCTTCCGCTGA
- a CDS encoding tetratricopeptide repeat protein, translating into MAAFPHSPNQTFRRLRGQHSPAEFAAMVRRAAKEIGETVSCDARYIGRVESGEIRCPNYAYERVFLHMFPGRTLADLGFSPREAVRGRSAQRTGPFTHKESDVLRRAFMAGGSATVAAATIGLPLLGDTRRPPSRAGESEAAAVEEAVRQIRLLDDRHGADALYRRAAEPLRAAYALLDAGAARQSTEDRLHAGAGELAISVGWLAHDSGRFEDARSHYAEALATARVAGDAGLEAHAFSNMAFLARDCGRPRESVRAAQAGRRAARSLGSPRLLSLLALREAGGWAGLADRKACEEALTRAHTEFSRGAAGADPEWMSFFGEAELESLESRCWAALGEHARAARHARRAADLQDPHFARNVALYTAELADDLARAGAPDEAAWAGGRVLDLLAEVQSTRIRSMLSGTARILVPHQRSPRVADFLTRHATA; encoded by the coding sequence ATGGCGGCGTTCCCCCACTCACCCAATCAGACGTTCCGGCGGCTGCGCGGGCAGCACTCCCCGGCCGAGTTCGCAGCCATGGTGCGCCGGGCCGCGAAGGAGATCGGAGAAACGGTTTCCTGCGACGCCCGCTACATCGGCCGGGTCGAGTCCGGCGAGATCCGCTGCCCCAACTACGCGTACGAGCGGGTCTTCCTCCACATGTTCCCCGGCCGGACCCTGGCCGATCTGGGCTTCTCCCCGCGCGAGGCGGTGCGCGGCCGGTCGGCGCAGCGCACCGGCCCCTTCACCCACAAGGAGAGCGACGTGCTGCGTCGCGCGTTCATGGCGGGCGGCTCCGCGACCGTGGCGGCCGCGACGATCGGCCTCCCCCTGCTCGGCGACACCCGTCGGCCGCCCTCCCGGGCCGGCGAGTCCGAGGCGGCGGCGGTCGAGGAGGCCGTACGCCAGATCCGGCTGCTGGACGACCGGCACGGGGCCGACGCCCTGTACCGCAGGGCCGCCGAACCCCTGCGCGCCGCGTACGCGCTGCTGGACGCGGGAGCCGCCCGGCAGTCCACCGAGGACCGGTTGCACGCGGGCGCCGGTGAACTGGCCATCTCGGTGGGCTGGCTGGCCCACGACTCCGGCCGCTTCGAGGACGCCCGCTCGCACTACGCGGAGGCCCTGGCGACGGCCCGGGTCGCGGGGGACGCGGGCCTGGAGGCGCACGCGTTCAGCAACATGGCCTTCCTGGCCCGGGACTGCGGGCGGCCGCGCGAGTCGGTACGGGCGGCCCAGGCGGGCCGCCGCGCCGCCCGCTCCCTCGGTTCCCCCCGGCTGCTCTCGCTGCTCGCCCTGCGCGAGGCGGGCGGCTGGGCGGGCCTGGCGGACCGCAAGGCCTGCGAGGAGGCGCTGACCCGGGCGCACACGGAGTTCTCCCGCGGCGCGGCGGGCGCGGACCCGGAGTGGATGTCCTTCTTCGGCGAGGCCGAGCTGGAGTCCCTGGAGTCGCGGTGCTGGGCGGCGCTCGGGGAGCACGCCCGTGCGGCCCGGCACGCCCGCCGCGCGGCGGACCTCCAGGATCCGCACTTCGCCCGGAACGTGGCCCTCTACACCGCCGAGCTGGCCGACGACCTGGCCCGGGCCGGCGCCCCGGACGAGGCGGCATGGGCGGGCGGGCGGGTCCTGGACCTGCTCGCCGAGGTCCAGTCCACCCGGATCCGGTCCATGCTGTCGGGGACGGCCCGCATCCTGGTCCCGCACCAGCGCAGCCCGCGCGTGGCGGACTTCCTGACCCGCCACGCCACGGCCTGA